The following proteins come from a genomic window of Trifolium pratense cultivar HEN17-A07 linkage group LG4, ARS_RC_1.1, whole genome shotgun sequence:
- the LOC123920166 gene encoding auxin-responsive protein IAA8-like isoform X1, with protein sequence MSLPRLGIIGDKEDENNLTLLEKSLCLNVSKPKEFNYMGLSSSSSSNCSSVDSPVPKIQSFSDETKSNLNLKATELRLGLPGSLSPERDSSDLFLRSSNQFDEKPLFPLHPQKDDHLFESKAAVLGNKRGFSDAMDVFSEGKLKPSSKLLESVAAQKAKADEIVTVKVGLERPHGVGESRPSLNGSVHNGNSIAPASNRAQVVGWPPIRSFRKNSLTTASKNTEEVDGKLGSGGAVFVKVSMDGAPYLRKVDLKNYAAYSQLSSALEKMFSCFTIGQCESHGNQMLNETKLRDLLHGSEYVITYEDKDGDWMLVGDVPWEMFIDTCKRLRIMKSSDAIGLAPRAVEKSKSRN encoded by the exons ATGTCTCTACCAAGGCTAGGAATTATAGGTGATAAGGAAGATGAAAACAATCTTACTTTGTTGGAAAAAAGTTTGTGTTTGAATGTTTCAAAACCAAAAGAGTTCAACTACATGggattatcatcatcatcatcatctaattGTTCATCAGTGGATAGTCCAGTTCcaaaaattcaatctttttcTGATGAGACTAAAAGTAATTTGAATCTTAAAGCTACTGAGCTTAGGTTGGGACTTCCAGGATCACTGTCACCTGAAAGAGATTCATCAGATCTTTTTTTGAGAAGTTCAAATCAGTTTGATGAAAAGCCTCTTTTTCCTTTGCATCCTCAAAAAGATGATCATCTTTTTGAATCAAAGGCTGCTGTTTTAGGTAACAAAAGAGGGTTTTCTGATGCCATGGATGTTTTCTCAGAG GGGAAATTGAAGCCTAGCTCCAAATTGCTAGAGAGTGTTGCGGCGCAGAAAGCAAAAGCCGATGAAATAGTAACAGTTAAGGTTGGTCTTGAGAGGCCTCATGGTGTCGGTGAAAGCAGACCAAGTCTTAATGGTTCTGTACATAATGGAAATAGCATTGCACCAGCTTCCAA CAGGGCACAGGTTGTTGGTTGGCCTCCAATAAGATCATTTAGGAAAAATTCACTGACAACTGCTTCAAAGAACACCGAAGAGGTTGATGGAAAATTGGGATCAGGAGGTGCCGTGTTTGTGAAGGTCAGCATGGATGGTGCTCCTTATTTGAGAAAAGTAGACTTGAAGAATTACGCCGCATATTCACAACTATCATCTGCTCTTGAGAAGATGTTCAGCTGTTTCACCATAG GTCAATGTGAATCTCATGGAAATCAGATGCTGAATGAAACCAAGTTGAGGGATCTTCTTCATGGGTCAGAATATGTTATTACTTATGAGGATAAAGATGGTGATTGGATGCTTGTGGGTGATGTTCCTTGGGA GATGTTTATTGATACATGCAAAAGACTAAGAATCATGAAGAGCTCCGATGCCATTGGTCTAG CCCCTAGAGCAGTTGAAAAAAGTAAAAGCAGGAACTAA
- the LOC123920166 gene encoding auxin-responsive protein IAA8-like isoform X2, giving the protein MSLPRLGIIGDKEDENNLTLLEKSLCLNVSKPKEFNYMGLSSSSSSNCSSVDSPVPKIQSFSDETKSNLNLKATELRLGLPGSLSPERDSSDLFLRSSNQFDEKPLFPLHPQKDDHLFESKAAVLGNKRGFSDAMDVFSEGKLKPSSKLLESVAAQKAKADEIVTVKVGLERPHGVGESRPSLNGSVHNGNSIAPASKAQVVGWPPIRSFRKNSLTTASKNTEEVDGKLGSGGAVFVKVSMDGAPYLRKVDLKNYAAYSQLSSALEKMFSCFTIGQCESHGNQMLNETKLRDLLHGSEYVITYEDKDGDWMLVGDVPWEMFIDTCKRLRIMKSSDAIGLAPRAVEKSKSRN; this is encoded by the exons ATGTCTCTACCAAGGCTAGGAATTATAGGTGATAAGGAAGATGAAAACAATCTTACTTTGTTGGAAAAAAGTTTGTGTTTGAATGTTTCAAAACCAAAAGAGTTCAACTACATGggattatcatcatcatcatcatctaattGTTCATCAGTGGATAGTCCAGTTCcaaaaattcaatctttttcTGATGAGACTAAAAGTAATTTGAATCTTAAAGCTACTGAGCTTAGGTTGGGACTTCCAGGATCACTGTCACCTGAAAGAGATTCATCAGATCTTTTTTTGAGAAGTTCAAATCAGTTTGATGAAAAGCCTCTTTTTCCTTTGCATCCTCAAAAAGATGATCATCTTTTTGAATCAAAGGCTGCTGTTTTAGGTAACAAAAGAGGGTTTTCTGATGCCATGGATGTTTTCTCAGAG GGGAAATTGAAGCCTAGCTCCAAATTGCTAGAGAGTGTTGCGGCGCAGAAAGCAAAAGCCGATGAAATAGTAACAGTTAAGGTTGGTCTTGAGAGGCCTCATGGTGTCGGTGAAAGCAGACCAAGTCTTAATGGTTCTGTACATAATGGAAATAGCATTGCACCAGCTTCCAA GGCACAGGTTGTTGGTTGGCCTCCAATAAGATCATTTAGGAAAAATTCACTGACAACTGCTTCAAAGAACACCGAAGAGGTTGATGGAAAATTGGGATCAGGAGGTGCCGTGTTTGTGAAGGTCAGCATGGATGGTGCTCCTTATTTGAGAAAAGTAGACTTGAAGAATTACGCCGCATATTCACAACTATCATCTGCTCTTGAGAAGATGTTCAGCTGTTTCACCATAG GTCAATGTGAATCTCATGGAAATCAGATGCTGAATGAAACCAAGTTGAGGGATCTTCTTCATGGGTCAGAATATGTTATTACTTATGAGGATAAAGATGGTGATTGGATGCTTGTGGGTGATGTTCCTTGGGA GATGTTTATTGATACATGCAAAAGACTAAGAATCATGAAGAGCTCCGATGCCATTGGTCTAG CCCCTAGAGCAGTTGAAAAAAGTAAAAGCAGGAACTAA